In a genomic window of Curtobacterium flaccumfaciens pv. betae:
- a CDS encoding ATP-dependent helicase has product MSVTGPRGATGAGAVEPRPPSPDELLAALDAEQRTVARTLLGPVAVLAGAGTGKTRAITHRIAYGVATGTYAPNHVLALTFTTRAAGELRSRLRALGAGTVQARTFHAAAMAQLSYFWPDTVGGHAPKIVESKGRMIAHAADTVGMHVDTPVLRDLAAEVEWRKVQMLSLDEYEAAAADRVMPRDTTPRRVIDLMKAYERLKDDRRQLDFEDVLLATLGMVESEPRVASYVRQQYRFFVVDEYQDVSPVQHDLLRAWLGGRDDLCVVGDASQTIYSFAGASSDYLLGFGSEFPRGSVLRLERNYRSTREVVSAANTLMRGQPGALDLVAQSQEPGPEPVVLACVHDGDEAQTIARRIAELVGAGASYGECAVLFRVGAQSAALESALGRNGIPYRVQGGTRFFNRPEVKLAVHHMRGEAIRQTDDELTRRVRLVLQVSGWTETPPEGTGAVREQWEALQAIMGLAEDAPAGTTMQQFTQDLVDRAATHHEPEVDAVTLATLHSSKGLEWPHVVIAGAAEGLLPISHASTDTEVDEERRLFYVGLTRARRSVTITWSQQGSTRGGARAPSRFLAALGTRTADGVGPANG; this is encoded by the coding sequence CTCGGTCCCGTCGCGGTGCTGGCCGGTGCCGGGACGGGCAAGACCCGGGCGATCACGCACCGGATTGCCTACGGGGTCGCCACCGGGACCTACGCCCCGAACCACGTCCTCGCGCTGACCTTCACGACCCGTGCCGCCGGCGAACTGCGGTCGCGCCTGCGGGCCCTCGGGGCCGGGACGGTCCAGGCGCGCACCTTCCACGCCGCCGCGATGGCGCAGCTCAGCTACTTCTGGCCGGACACCGTCGGCGGGCACGCCCCCAAGATCGTCGAGTCCAAGGGTCGGATGATCGCCCACGCCGCGGACACCGTCGGCATGCACGTCGACACCCCGGTGCTCCGCGACCTGGCCGCCGAGGTCGAGTGGCGCAAGGTGCAGATGCTCTCGCTCGACGAGTACGAGGCCGCCGCCGCGGACCGGGTGATGCCGCGGGACACCACACCGCGCCGGGTCATCGACCTGATGAAGGCGTACGAGCGGCTGAAGGACGACCGGCGGCAGCTCGACTTCGAGGACGTCCTGCTGGCGACCCTCGGCATGGTCGAGTCCGAGCCCCGCGTGGCGTCGTACGTGCGGCAGCAGTACCGGTTCTTCGTGGTCGACGAGTACCAGGACGTCTCGCCGGTGCAGCACGACCTGCTGCGGGCCTGGCTGGGCGGGCGTGACGACCTGTGCGTCGTCGGCGACGCAAGTCAGACCATCTACTCGTTCGCCGGAGCCTCGAGCGACTACCTGCTCGGGTTCGGGTCGGAGTTCCCCCGCGGGTCGGTCCTGCGCCTCGAGCGGAACTACCGCTCCACCCGCGAGGTCGTGTCCGCGGCCAACACGCTGATGCGCGGCCAGCCCGGGGCACTCGACCTGGTGGCCCAGAGCCAGGAACCGGGCCCGGAACCGGTCGTGCTGGCCTGTGTCCACGACGGCGACGAGGCGCAGACCATCGCCCGCCGCATCGCCGAGCTCGTCGGGGCCGGAGCGTCCTACGGGGAATGCGCCGTGCTCTTCCGCGTCGGGGCGCAGTCCGCAGCGCTCGAGTCCGCGCTCGGCCGGAACGGCATCCCGTACCGCGTGCAGGGAGGCACCCGCTTCTTCAACCGCCCGGAGGTCAAGCTCGCTGTCCACCACATGCGCGGTGAGGCGATCCGGCAGACCGACGACGAGCTGACCCGACGGGTCCGGCTGGTGCTGCAGGTCAGCGGCTGGACGGAGACGCCGCCGGAGGGCACCGGTGCAGTGCGCGAGCAGTGGGAAGCGCTGCAGGCGATCATGGGCCTGGCCGAGGACGCCCCTGCCGGCACGACGATGCAGCAGTTCACCCAGGACCTGGTGGACCGGGCGGCGACGCACCACGAGCCCGAGGTCGACGCCGTCACGCTCGCGACGCTGCACTCGTCGAAGGGTCTGGAGTGGCCGCACGTGGTCATCGCCGGCGCCGCCGAGGGTCTCCTGCCGATCTCGCACGCGTCGACCGACACCGAGGTGGACGAGGAGCGACGCCTGTTCTACGTCGGGCTGACCCGAGCCCGCCGATCCGTCACGATCACGTGGTCGCAACAGGGCTCCACGCGTGGGGGAGCCCGGGCTCCGAGTCGGTTCCTGGCAGCGCTCGGCACGCGCACCGCGGATGGGGTCGGACCGGCGAACGGCTGA
- a CDS encoding TOMM precursor leader peptide-binding protein, whose amino-acid sequence MGIRIDPTLEFVWRDPATVQLGVDPPRAVVAVPTAGEERFLNGLRRETGHDVLSGLAAASGCSPERAAGVLGAASPAVVEVLPEPIERIEVHGAGLLADTVATFLSGEGVTVSRTAAPAGGPIVLPEPEPRLAVVVADHVVDPALRAAWTRRGVPHLAVVVGDGRIRLGPFVVPGAGPCLQCAEYARVDDDPAWPAIAAQVWGRHPAPLSPWRAAAVAAATTRMLLERLPLRTQRAEPDQLVFERDDLTVSRSPVRPHPRCACRALPGTDSEPGLPHAWSPVATT is encoded by the coding sequence ATGGGCATCCGCATCGATCCGACGCTCGAGTTCGTCTGGCGTGACCCCGCCACGGTCCAGCTCGGGGTCGATCCCCCGCGCGCGGTCGTCGCGGTGCCCACCGCGGGGGAAGAACGGTTCCTCAACGGCCTCCGACGAGAGACCGGGCACGACGTGCTGTCCGGCCTCGCGGCCGCGTCGGGGTGCTCCCCGGAACGTGCTGCCGGGGTGCTCGGTGCCGCGTCGCCCGCGGTGGTCGAGGTCCTGCCCGAGCCGATCGAACGCATCGAGGTGCACGGCGCCGGTCTCCTCGCCGACACCGTGGCGACGTTCCTGTCCGGCGAGGGCGTGACGGTCAGCCGCACCGCCGCGCCCGCCGGGGGGCCGATCGTGCTGCCCGAGCCCGAACCACGCCTCGCCGTGGTGGTGGCCGACCACGTCGTCGACCCGGCGCTCCGCGCCGCGTGGACCCGCCGGGGTGTGCCGCACCTGGCGGTCGTCGTCGGGGACGGACGCATCCGTCTCGGTCCGTTCGTCGTGCCGGGAGCCGGGCCGTGCCTCCAGTGCGCTGAGTACGCGCGCGTCGACGACGACCCGGCCTGGCCGGCCATCGCCGCCCAGGTGTGGGGCCGGCACCCGGCACCGCTCTCACCGTGGCGGGCAGCGGCGGTGGCCGCCGCCACGACACGGATGCTGCTGGAACGGCTCCCGCTCCGGACGCAACGAGCCGAGCCCGACCAGCTCGTCTTCGAGCGCGACGACCTGACGGTCAGCCGTTCGCCGGTCCGACCCCATCCGCGGTGCGCGTGCCGAGCGCTGCCAGGAACCGACTCGGAGCCCGGGCTCCCCCACGCGTGGAGCCCTGTTGCGACCACGTGA